GTAGACGGCGGCAACAGTTCCTACCTGGACACCACCCGGCGTTGTACGGATTTGGCCGCTAAAGAGTTGCTGTATGTCGGGGCCGGGGTTTCCGGGGGAGAGGAGGGGGCCTTGCTCGGGCCGTCCATCATGCCAGGCGGCAATGCCCAGGCCTGGCCGGCGTTGAAGCCGATTTTCCAGGCCATCGCGGCCAAGGTGGCGGACGGGACCCCGTGTTGCGACTGGGTCGGACCGGACGGGTCCGGGCATTTCGTGAAGATGGTCCACAATGGGATTGAATACGGCGACATGCAGTTGATCTGCGAGGCCTATCATCTGCTATCCCAAGGCCTGGGCATGAGCGCGGACCAGATTCAACCCATTTTCGCTGCCTGGAACACCAGGGAATTAGACTCCTATCTGATAGAAATCACCGCGGACATCCTCGGGCACGTGGATCCGGAAAGCGGGACGCCCACCGTGGATTTGATCCTGGACACGGCCGGTCAGAAAGGCACGGGCAAGTGGACCTCCCAGGTCGGCCTGGACCTGGGCGTTGCCATCCCCCAGATCGCCGAGGCGGTCTTTGCCCGCTGCCTCTCCGCGATCAAAGATGAACGTGTTGCGGCCGGGCCGTATCTTTCAGGCCCTGGCAAGGCTGCCTCGCAAGGCATTGACGGCGATACGGCCGCATTCGTGGATCAATTGGAAAAAGCCGTCTACGCGGCCAAGATTTGCTCCTACGCCCAGGGCTTTCAGCTTTTGCGCGCGGCTTCGATGGAATATGGATGGAATCTGAATTTCGGGGAGATCGCCCTGCTCTGGCGGGAAGGATGCATCATCCGGGCCCGCTTTCTGGGCACAATCAAGGAAGCCTACGACGGCGACCCTGGCCTGGCCAACCTGCTGCTGGCTCCGTACTTTCGCGAAGTCCTGGCCGGGGCTCAGGCGGCGTGGCGCACGGTTTTGAAAACGGCGGTGGACCTGGGCGTTCCGGCCCCTGTAATGGCCGCATCTCTGTGCTACTACGACGGCTACCGCTGCGAACGCCTCCCGGCCAATCTGCTCCAGGCCCAGCGCGACTACTTCGGTGCGCACACCTACGAGCGCATCGACAAGCCCAGAGGGGAGTTCTTCCACACCAACTGGACCGGGACCGGGGGAGATACCGCGTCGTCGACGTACAACGTCTGATCGGACCTTCGGCCTACCGCCTGAATCGGCGATCCCAGTCGAATTCCTTGGATGTGACGACGTTTTCCAGGCGGCGGATGCGTTTGTCCAGGCGGTCGAATTTGCTTTTGATTCTGGATAGGCCTTCGTTCCTGGAGCGGGCGTAGGCCTGATAGAAATCGCTTTCCTCGTCGTTGTTCAAGGGCAGCACGGGTTCGGGCTTGAGCAGGAATCCGGCCAGCAGGTAGATGCCCACCAGGGGCCAGAAGCCGGTGAAGAACATCAGCAGCACGGCGATGACCCGGGTCCAGAACAGGGACACGTCGAAGTAACGGGCCAAACCCTTGCACACTCCGAGAATCATGCCGCTCCTGGAGCGGTAGAGCCGATCCCGGCCCGCTTGGTTGATCATTTTGGACCACCTTCGTCGTTTTGGCGCATCAGGATGGATTCCAGGTTGTCCACCCGGGCGTCCAGTTTTTCCAAGCTTTGATAGATCTCCTGGATCATGCGGGCCTCGTCGGTCTCTTCCGGCGATAATCGGCCGTCCGGGCCGGAACGGAAATGGCGAATGCCGGTGAGTACGATCACGCCCAGGAAGAAGACGATGATCAACGCCGTTCCGGCGAGAACCAAGGTGGTCAGAAAACCCATCATGTTCGTATTCCTTGATTGTGGTTGGGAAGTAGGCAAGCGGCTAGAGGCCGATTAGAGCCCCGTCTGGTCAGGCCCGGACGGAGCAGCGTTTCTGGCGCGCAAGGAGGCCAGTTCGCGTTCGATATCCTCGTCCGCGGCCAACTTGGCGAATTT
This genomic stretch from Desulfonatronum sp. SC1 harbors:
- the pspC gene encoding envelope stress response membrane protein PspC, yielding MINQAGRDRLYRSRSGMILGVCKGLARYFDVSLFWTRVIAVLLMFFTGFWPLVGIYLLAGFLLKPEPVLPLNNDEESDFYQAYARSRNEGLSRIKSKFDRLDKRIRRLENVVTSKEFDWDRRFRR
- the gnd gene encoding decarboxylating NADP(+)-dependent phosphogluconate dehydrogenase; the encoded protein is MDKLADIGVIGLAVMGENLILNMESKGFRVACHNRTVDKVDAFLAGRGQGKNLIGCRTLEELVASLERPRRIMFMVRAGSAVDQLINALEPLLEPGDILVDGGNSSYLDTTRRCTDLAAKELLYVGAGVSGGEEGALLGPSIMPGGNAQAWPALKPIFQAIAAKVADGTPCCDWVGPDGSGHFVKMVHNGIEYGDMQLICEAYHLLSQGLGMSADQIQPIFAAWNTRELDSYLIEITADILGHVDPESGTPTVDLILDTAGQKGTGKWTSQVGLDLGVAIPQIAEAVFARCLSAIKDERVAAGPYLSGPGKAASQGIDGDTAAFVDQLEKAVYAAKICSYAQGFQLLRAASMEYGWNLNFGEIALLWREGCIIRARFLGTIKEAYDGDPGLANLLLAPYFREVLAGAQAAWRTVLKTAVDLGVPAPVMAASLCYYDGYRCERLPANLLQAQRDYFGAHTYERIDKPRGEFFHTNWTGTGGDTASSTYNV